The genomic stretch CGGCGCGGCCGCTTGACGGCGGCCCTCCGGAGCGAGTGCGAGCGCCACCGTCGATGCCGCCACCCCGAGGGCCGTGGCGGTCTGCCAGGCTTCGCCGTTGCCCGTGCCAGGGACGAGGACGAACGCGATCGGCACTAGCCAGGCCGGCGACAGGCGGGGGCGCATGACCGCGACCGGCGCGAGCAGCAGCGCGTAGGAGTGGAGCCACACGATCGGCGAGGCGAGGATCATCGCGAACGCGGCCAGGCCGAACGCGCGCCGGTCGTCGCCGCGCCGTCCGAGCAGGAACGCGGCAACGAGCGCTGCGAGCGCGACGGCGGCCCACGCCGCCCGCGCCAGAGCCGGATCCACGCCGGCATCCACGAGGATGGCCTTGACGGTGTAGCTGTCGGAGGCCACCGAGCGGCCCAGTCTGCTCAGGCTGGCCGGATAGCCGGCGAGGCCCGAGAAGCCGAGCAACCCCCACAGGGCGAGGGTCACAGCCACGGCGACGGCCGCCGTCCACACGGCGGCCGCGACCCGGCGCGTGGCCGCGAGCCACGCGAGCAGCGGCCAGCAGAGGATCTTGGCGGCGATCGCCAGGCCGCCCGCCGCGGCGACGCCGCACAGGGAGTCGCGCCTGCGCCAGCAGATCGCGGTGCCGAGCAGGAGCAGGATCGTGACGTTCCCGGTCTGGACGGCGGCGAGGACGGGCGTCCACAGGAACGCCGCCCCGTAGCAGCGCCAGTCACGCACGCCGAGGAGCCACAGCGACGCCGGGACGGCCGCCACGAGGAGCGCGGCGAAGACGATATCCGGCCCGGGCACGAGCGTGAACGGCGTGAGGGCGAACGCGGCGAGAGGCGGGTAGCCGAATCCGGGGTAGGGCGAGGCTCCGGCGGCCACTGCTCGCGCGGCGGGGAGCAGCGTCCGCTCGAAGTCGACGCCGAGCAGACCGCGGCGGTAGTGGTACGAGAGAAAGGGCGGCACGATCGCCAGCGGAAGCGCGAGGAAGAGGACGAGGTCGCGCAGACGGCGGGGCGACGGGCGCCCTCGCAGAGACGACCTGCTCGGCAGTCTCACGATCTCACCGTACGGAGTCGCACCCGCGCCGCCAGGGCGCTGCAGCATTGCATCCCGGTCGAGACGATCCTAGACTTTTCGCCAGTTGCCGGATTCGGCCCCGCGCCGCAGAGTGACAGAGCGTCGGCGGCCGGGGAGCGCATCGCTTCTTGCTCCGGCGGATGGACGGAACGTCGATAACTGCGGCAGGGGAGGGTTTCACATGCAGGATGTTCTCAACGCGGTGGCTGTGCGGCTGCAGAACGCGTGGTTCCAGGTTCGCGAGGAGGAGCGCGGCCAGGGCCTCGTCGAGTACGCGCTGATCATCGCCATCGTCTCGCTCGGCGCGATCGCTGCGCTCACGTTCCTGAAGGGCACCATCACGGGCCTCTTCAGCAAGGCCGGGAGCACCATCAACGGCGTCACCGTCGGCGCGCCCTAGATCGATGTCTGCGATGGGATGGCAGCCGCCCCGTGGGGGCCGGCTTCCATTCCATCGTGTAGGACGGCCTTTCGTGCCAGAGCGGCACGGCGAGATGCGGGAGAGCGGGGCCGGCTGGAGACACAAACGAAAAACGGGGGCGTTACAACATGAGAACTTCGTTGAGATCCCTGGCCGGCCGCCTTTGGAGCCCTGTGCGGCGGCTGCGGGCGAGCGAGTCCGGACAGGGGCTCGTCGAGTACGCGCTCATCATCGCGATTGTCTCGCTCGGCGCGATCGCGAGCCTGACGTTCCTGAAGGGCAGCATCACCGGTCTCTTCAGCAAGGCGGGGAGCAGCATCAGCGCCGTCGCGGTCGGAGGCGGCGGCGGAGGAGGGGGCGACACCACTCCGCCTTCCATCGTGATCAACTCGCCGTCCGACGGTCAGACGGATGTGGACGATAAGCCGACCTACTCGGGGACCTGTGGCACCGCTGCAGGCGACCTGACGACGATCAACCTCACGGTGACGTACGTCAGCGGGCCCAATGCGGACTCGAACAGCCCGTACGTGC from Gaiella occulta encodes the following:
- a CDS encoding glycosyltransferase 87 family protein, which produces MRLPSRSSLRGRPSPRRLRDLVLFLALPLAIVPPFLSYHYRRGLLGVDFERTLLPAARAVAAGASPYPGFGYPPLAAFALTPFTLVPGPDIVFAALLVAAVPASLWLLGVRDWRCYGAAFLWTPVLAAVQTGNVTILLLLGTAICWRRRDSLCGVAAAGGLAIAAKILCWPLLAWLAATRRVAAAVWTAAVAVAVTLALWGLLGFSGLAGYPASLSRLGRSVASDSYTVKAILVDAGVDPALARAAWAAVALAALVAAFLLGRRGDDRRAFGLAAFAMILASPIVWLHSYALLLAPVAVMRPRLSPAWLVPIAFVLVPGTGNGEAWQTATALGVAASTVALALAPEGRRQAAAPAALDPRASTTMPRPR
- a CDS encoding Flp family type IVb pilin → MRRLRASESGQGLVEYALIIAIVSLGAIASLTFLKGSITGLFSKAGSSISAVAVGGGGGGGGDTTPPSIVINSPSDGQTDVDDKPTYSGTCGTAAGDLTTINLTVTYVSGPNADSNSPYVLSATCSGAGTWSVTHPNSPKLKKKDVYNVTATQADGSGNVGSDTNQFTVKD
- a CDS encoding Flp family type IVb pilin, whose protein sequence is MQDVLNAVAVRLQNAWFQVREEERGQGLVEYALIIAIVSLGAIAALTFLKGTITGLFSKAGSTINGVTVGAP